The following nucleotide sequence is from Sphingomonas panacisoli.
GACGGTATCTGGCACGCCGGCGCCTTCGCTGCCGAACAGCAAGACGTCGTCCGACGCGAACCGCGCGGCGGGGAGTGGAACCGCCGCCTTGGTCGTCAGCAACACGAGCCGCCCGCTCAATTGCGCCACGAACGCGTCCCAGTCGGCATGCCGCACGACGTCGGCGCGGTCGGCATAGTCCATCCCGGCGCGTGTCATTGCGCGGTCGCCGAATGCGAACCCCATCGGCTCGATCAGGTCGACGCCGACCCCCATGCACGCGGCCAGACGCAGGATCGTGCCGACGTTTCCGGCAATGTCAGGCTGGTAGAGGGCGATGCGCATCAAAAACCCGTTGGCAAAGGCACGTCCCCGTGTCTATCAGGCGCGCAACCTCCGTGGGGACGGGGTGTTCAGGCGGGCGCGGCATCCCCAAGCCGTTCTCAAGCGTTCCGCCACCAGATTTTGACGCGCAAGGGCATTGCTGAATGGCGACCGACACTGTTTCGAATCCGGGTGAGTCGCCCGATCACGTGAGCGATCCACGCCGTCGCGACTTCCTCAACATCGCCGCGGTGGCGTTCCCCGCGGTCGGCGGCGGGGTCGCGGTGCTGGTGCCGCTGATCAACCAGATGAGCCCGTCGGCCGACGTGCTGGCGCAATCGACCACCGAGATCGATCTGACCAAGATCCAGCCGGGCCAGGGCGTCATCACCTCGTTCCGCAAGCAGCCTTTGTTCGTCCGCAACCTGACGCCGAAGGAAATCGCCGAGGCCGATGCGGTGCCGGTGGGATCCTTGCGCGATCCCGAAACGCTGGAGCAGCGGACCAAGGACGGCAAGAAGAACTGGCTGATCACGCTGGGCGTGTGCACCCATCTCGGCTGCATCCCGCTGGGCATCAACGAAGGCGACAATCGCGGCAAGTTCGGCGGTTATTTCTGCCCGTGCCACGGCTCGCAATACGATACCGCGGCGCGTATCCGCCAGGGGCCGGCGCCCAAGAACCTCGCCGTTCCCGACTACAAGTTCACGTCGCCGACCACCGTGCTGGTCGGCTGAGGGGGTAGAGAAAAATGAGTTTCCCCTGGGCCAAGAATTACGAACCCAAGGCGCCGCTGATGCGGTGGCTGGACGAGAAGCTGC
It contains:
- a CDS encoding tRNA (cytidine(34)-2'-O)-methyltransferase; its protein translation is MRIALYQPDIAGNVGTILRLAACMGVGVDLIEPMGFAFGDRAMTRAGMDYADRADVVRHADWDAFVAQLSGRLVLLTTKAAVPLPAARFASDDVLLFGSEGAGVPDTVHDRADLRILIPMRPEFRSLNVAVSAAMALGEALRQTEGWPE
- the petA gene encoding ubiquinol-cytochrome c reductase iron-sulfur subunit produces the protein MATDTVSNPGESPDHVSDPRRRDFLNIAAVAFPAVGGGVAVLVPLINQMSPSADVLAQSTTEIDLTKIQPGQGVITSFRKQPLFVRNLTPKEIAEADAVPVGSLRDPETLEQRTKDGKKNWLITLGVCTHLGCIPLGINEGDNRGKFGGYFCPCHGSQYDTAARIRQGPAPKNLAVPDYKFTSPTTVLVG